One genomic window of Candidatus Didemnitutus sp. includes the following:
- a CDS encoding MCP four helix bundle domain-containing protein, producing the protein MLSRLKFWLMIGLLVSNLAVGLLSLYVLRSVNRGYANLLDRSVPTLNALRTLTRELSGVQRLARRIVDPDNERAWADLLPQMSEASDLAKAHAIDLATAESLTSSPLRATIERLSKDYDQRVDAFLALARDKKLDEANRYNNDTLRPAYDTYLNALDDAADLVQEQGRHLRDRYAEDSRFFSSLLLAFAGWPLLAGLAAVFIMAVLIVGLLVSVFAPGLMSRRPEQPGNGS; encoded by the coding sequence ATGCTTAGTCGTCTCAAGTTCTGGCTGATGATCGGGCTGTTGGTCTCGAATCTCGCCGTCGGTCTCCTCAGTCTTTATGTGCTTCGCAGCGTCAATCGGGGTTACGCCAACCTGCTCGATCGCAGCGTGCCGACACTCAACGCCCTGCGCACGCTCACCCGCGAGCTGAGCGGTGTGCAGCGCCTGGCGCGACGCATCGTCGACCCCGACAACGAGCGCGCTTGGGCCGATTTGCTGCCACAGATGAGCGAGGCCAGCGACCTCGCCAAAGCGCACGCCATTGATCTCGCCACTGCCGAATCGCTGACCAGCTCGCCCTTGCGTGCGACGATCGAGCGCCTCAGCAAGGATTACGATCAGCGCGTCGATGCCTTCCTCGCGCTCGCCCGGGACAAGAAACTGGACGAGGCGAACCGCTACAACAACGACACGCTGCGTCCTGCCTACGACACCTACCTCAACGCGCTCGATGACGCCGCGGACCTCGTGCAGGAGCAGGGCCGCCACCTGCGCGACCGCTATGCGGAGGACTCGCGCTTCTTCAGCAGCCTGCTGCTCGCCTTCGCCGGCTGGCCGTTGCTCGCCGGTCTTGCCGCCGTGTTCATCATGGCGGTGCTGATCGTGGGGTTGCTGGTCTCGGTCTTCGCGCCGGGGTTGATGTCCCGCCGACCCGAACAGCCCGGCAACGGCTCCTGA
- the tatC gene encoding twin-arginine translocase subunit TatC has product MSDTPPNSPYDDEGQLVADTEPAPSPREKPMGFLDHLEELRWTLIKCAIVFAIFVTVIAYRMEDASTLLNWPLEQVKAEFPKMKTDLVTNSPMGVFTVIIDMCLIGGIVLALPFWIYFLGRFISPALNEKELRVIVPTGLSAFALFLGGSAFGYYFLTPNTIRVAFELNEMLGYTVMWTADKYYSLLMWMVLGMGAAFEFPLLVVLAVYMGLIEVATLRKFRRHAIVVIFIIAAVVTPTPDPFNQTLFALPLILLYEIAILVASRITARRKIRG; this is encoded by the coding sequence TTGAGCGACACGCCACCCAATTCCCCCTACGACGACGAAGGCCAGCTCGTGGCTGACACCGAGCCCGCGCCGAGCCCGCGCGAGAAGCCGATGGGGTTTCTCGACCACCTCGAGGAGCTGCGCTGGACGCTGATCAAGTGCGCGATCGTGTTCGCGATTTTCGTGACCGTGATCGCCTACCGCATGGAGGACGCGTCGACGCTGCTGAACTGGCCGCTGGAACAGGTGAAGGCGGAGTTCCCGAAGATGAAGACCGACCTCGTGACGAACAGCCCCATGGGCGTGTTCACGGTCATCATCGATATGTGCCTCATTGGCGGCATCGTGCTGGCCCTGCCGTTTTGGATCTACTTTCTGGGCCGATTCATTTCGCCCGCCCTGAACGAAAAGGAGCTGCGCGTCATCGTGCCGACCGGGCTGTCGGCGTTCGCGCTCTTCCTTGGCGGCTCAGCGTTCGGTTATTATTTTCTCACTCCGAACACCATTCGCGTGGCCTTCGAGCTGAACGAAATGCTCGGCTACACGGTGATGTGGACGGCGGACAAATACTACTCGCTGCTCATGTGGATGGTGCTCGGCATGGGTGCGGCGTTCGAGTTTCCGCTGCTCGTCGTGCTCGCGGTTTACATGGGGCTGATCGAGGTCGCGACGCTCCGCAAATTCCGCCGTCACGCGATCGTCGTCATCTTCATCATCGCCGCGGTCGTCACGCCGACGCCGGATCCGTTCAACCAGACGCTCTTCGCGCTGCCGTTGATTCTCCTCTACGAGATCGCGATCCTCGTGGCTTCGCGCATCACGGCTCGACGGAAGATCCGTGGGTGA
- the ppdK gene encoding pyruvate, phosphate dikinase, protein MAKKTPAKKAVKKTAPAKKPAAKKAAPKSAGRAKAASAKGPKYVYTWGAGKADGDGSMKPLLGGKGANLAEMTRIGLPVPPGFTVTTEVCTYYYANKRTYPASLQAQMEAGVANMEKIMGTKFGATEGMPLLVAVRSGARDSMPGMMDTILNLGLNDQTVVSLEKATGNARFAWDCYRRFIQMYGDVVLGVQKRPDEDHEPFETVIHGFKHEKYHKDIVDSELTAEDQAELVKRFKALVLERTGKSFPNNPWDQLRGAAGAVFGSWMNDRAIVYRRKYNIPTEWGTAVNVQAMVFGNTGENSGSGVAFTRNPANGVNEFYGEFLINAQGEDVVAGVRTPEPVAQLKNHLPQAYAELLKVRKTLEAHFKDVQDVEFTIQDGKLFMLQTRNGKRTAAAALKFAADMVKEKLIDWQTAVLRNPADQLEQLLAPIFDLAEVKKAAVIATGLPAGPGAATGKIYFNADRAVQAADKGEKVLLVRVETSPEDLRGMIAAEGILTARGGVSSHAALVARQMGKVCVCGASAVNINYDAKTATIAGQTFAEGDYLSIDGTSGTVYAGQIKTAPSEIIAGLVNGDAAAMATEKFKNYTQLMKWCAQATKLSVRTNADTPEQARIAVAFGAVGIGLTRTEHMFFEGDRIDAMREMILADTVAGREAALAKLLPYQRGDFYGIFKALKGFPATIRFLDPPLHEFLPNSKEQQADLAKKLGIAAEKIEHRVHELHEFNPMLGFRGCRLGIKYPEITAMQARAVIEAAVQAKKEGIKTKPEIMIPLVGFKKELDLQVAIVHEVAAKVFAEQKTKVDYSVGTMIEVPRGALTADEIAQTAEFFSFGTNDLTQTCLGMSRDDSGSFLGAYQEAEIFKKNPFASVDQNGTGQLMKIAIEKGSKTRPGIKLGICGEHGGDPDSVKFCHKIGLTYVSCSPYRVPVARLAAAQAAIADAKAAKK, encoded by the coding sequence ATGGCCAAGAAAACTCCCGCCAAGAAGGCCGTTAAGAAAACGGCTCCTGCCAAGAAACCCGCCGCCAAAAAAGCGGCTCCGAAATCCGCCGGACGCGCCAAGGCAGCGTCCGCCAAAGGCCCGAAGTATGTCTATACTTGGGGCGCCGGCAAAGCCGACGGCGACGGCTCGATGAAGCCGCTCCTCGGCGGCAAGGGCGCCAACCTCGCCGAGATGACCCGCATCGGTCTGCCCGTTCCTCCGGGATTCACGGTCACGACCGAGGTCTGCACTTACTACTACGCGAACAAGCGCACCTATCCCGCCTCGCTGCAGGCGCAGATGGAAGCCGGCGTCGCGAACATGGAAAAGATCATGGGCACGAAGTTCGGCGCCACCGAGGGCATGCCGCTCCTCGTCGCCGTCCGTTCCGGTGCCCGCGACTCGATGCCGGGCATGATGGACACGATCCTCAATCTCGGCCTCAACGACCAGACCGTCGTCTCCCTCGAGAAGGCCACCGGCAACGCCCGCTTCGCGTGGGACTGCTACCGCCGCTTCATCCAGATGTATGGCGACGTCGTCCTCGGCGTGCAGAAGCGCCCCGACGAAGATCACGAGCCGTTCGAAACCGTGATCCACGGCTTCAAGCACGAGAAGTATCACAAGGACATCGTCGACTCCGAACTCACCGCCGAAGATCAGGCCGAGCTCGTGAAGCGCTTCAAGGCCCTCGTCCTCGAGCGCACCGGCAAGTCCTTCCCGAACAATCCGTGGGACCAGCTCCGCGGCGCCGCCGGTGCCGTGTTCGGCTCCTGGATGAACGACCGCGCGATCGTCTATCGCCGCAAATACAACATCCCCACCGAGTGGGGCACCGCCGTCAACGTGCAGGCCATGGTGTTCGGCAACACCGGCGAAAACTCCGGCTCCGGCGTCGCGTTCACCCGCAACCCGGCCAACGGCGTCAACGAATTCTACGGCGAGTTCCTGATCAACGCTCAGGGTGAAGACGTCGTCGCCGGCGTCCGCACGCCCGAGCCCGTCGCCCAGCTCAAGAACCACCTCCCGCAGGCCTACGCCGAGCTCCTCAAGGTCCGCAAGACCCTCGAGGCGCACTTCAAGGACGTGCAGGACGTCGAGTTCACCATCCAGGACGGCAAGCTGTTCATGCTCCAGACGCGCAACGGCAAGCGCACCGCCGCCGCCGCGCTGAAGTTCGCCGCCGACATGGTGAAGGAAAAGCTCATCGACTGGCAGACTGCGGTGCTCCGCAACCCGGCCGACCAGCTCGAGCAGCTCCTCGCCCCGATCTTCGACCTCGCCGAGGTCAAGAAGGCCGCCGTCATCGCCACCGGTCTCCCGGCCGGCCCCGGCGCCGCCACCGGCAAGATCTACTTCAACGCCGATCGCGCCGTCCAGGCCGCCGACAAGGGCGAAAAGGTCCTCCTCGTCCGCGTCGAGACCTCGCCGGAAGACCTCCGTGGCATGATCGCCGCCGAAGGCATCCTCACCGCTCGCGGTGGCGTCTCCTCGCACGCCGCACTCGTCGCCCGCCAGATGGGCAAGGTCTGCGTCTGCGGCGCTTCCGCCGTCAACATCAACTACGACGCGAAGACCGCCACCATCGCCGGCCAGACGTTCGCCGAAGGCGACTACCTCTCCATCGACGGCACGTCGGGCACGGTTTACGCCGGCCAGATCAAGACCGCTCCGTCGGAAATCATCGCCGGCCTCGTCAACGGTGACGCCGCCGCGATGGCCACGGAGAAGTTCAAGAACTACACCCAGCTCATGAAGTGGTGCGCGCAGGCCACCAAGCTGTCCGTCCGCACCAACGCCGATACGCCCGAACAGGCGCGCATCGCCGTCGCGTTCGGCGCGGTCGGCATCGGCCTCACCCGCACCGAGCACATGTTCTTCGAAGGCGACCGCATCGACGCCATGCGCGAGATGATCCTCGCCGACACCGTCGCCGGCCGCGAGGCCGCCCTCGCCAAGCTGCTCCCGTATCAGCGCGGCGACTTCTACGGCATCTTCAAAGCGCTGAAGGGCTTCCCCGCCACCATCCGCTTCCTCGACCCGCCGCTGCACGAGTTCCTCCCGAACTCGAAGGAGCAGCAGGCCGACCTCGCCAAGAAGCTCGGCATCGCCGCCGAGAAGATCGAGCACCGCGTGCACGAACTCCACGAGTTCAACCCGATGCTCGGCTTCCGCGGCTGCCGTCTCGGCATCAAGTATCCCGAGATCACCGCCATGCAGGCGCGCGCCGTCATCGAGGCCGCCGTGCAGGCCAAGAAGGAGGGCATCAAGACCAAGCCCGAGATCATGATCCCGCTCGTCGGCTTCAAGAAGGAGCTCGATCTGCAGGTCGCGATCGTCCACGAAGTCGCCGCCAAGGTGTTCGCCGAGCAGAAGACGAAGGTCGACTACTCCGTCGGCACCATGATCGAAGTCCCGCGCGGTGCCCTCACCGCCGACGAGATCGCGCAGACCGCCGAGTTCTTCAGCTTCGGCACGAACGACCTCACGCAGACCTGCCTCGGCATGTCGCGCGACGACTCCGGCTCGTTCCTCGGCGCCTACCAGGAAGCCGAGATCTTCAAGAAGAACCCGTTCGCCTCCGTCGACCAGAACGGCACGGGCCAGCTCATGAAGATCGCGATCGAGAAGGGCTCGAAGACCCGCCCCGGCATCAAGCTCGGCATCTGCGGCGAACACGGTGGCGATCCGGACTCGGTGAAGTTCTGCCACAAGATCGGCCTCACCTACGTCTCGTGCTCGCCCTATCGCGTGCCCGTCGCCCGCCTCGCCGCCGCCCAGGCCGCGATCGCGGACGCCAAGGCCGCGAAGAAGTAA
- the mntR gene encoding transcriptional regulator MntR, translated as MATSASRPRTSVAAEDYLEKIEQLISRKGYARVVDIAAELKISQASVTAMVQKLDGEGFVKYEKYRGMVLTSTGLEVARRIAHRHQLLTEFLRVIGVADEKVIYDDVEGMEHHISPETFAAIEALTRYLEKNPGVMTKVAAAKK; from the coding sequence GTGGCCACCTCCGCTTCCCGCCCCCGCACTTCCGTCGCCGCGGAGGATTACCTCGAAAAGATCGAGCAACTGATCTCGCGCAAGGGCTACGCCCGCGTGGTCGACATCGCCGCGGAGCTGAAAATCTCGCAGGCCAGCGTCACGGCCATGGTGCAGAAGCTCGATGGCGAGGGCTTCGTGAAATATGAGAAATACCGCGGCATGGTCCTGACCAGCACCGGTCTCGAGGTCGCGCGCCGCATCGCGCACCGCCACCAGTTGCTCACCGAGTTCCTCCGCGTCATCGGCGTCGCCGACGAGAAGGTGATCTACGACGACGTCGAGGGCATGGAACACCACATCTCGCCCGAGACGTTCGCCGCCATCGAGGCGCTCACCCGCTACCTCGAGAAAAATCCGGGCGTGATGACGAAGGTCGCCGCCGCGAAGAAATAG